A genomic region of Arachis stenosperma cultivar V10309 chromosome 9, arast.V10309.gnm1.PFL2, whole genome shotgun sequence contains the following coding sequences:
- the LOC130948483 gene encoding plasma membrane ATPase-like, with protein MESLEEIKSENVDLAQLPLEEVFEKLKCTKEGLTSDDAKNRLELFGPNKLEEKKESKLLKFLGFMWNPLSWVMEAAAVMAIAVANGGGKPPDWPDFVGIIVLLLINSTISFIEENNAGNAAAALMAGLAPKAKVLRDGKWNEEEAAILVPGDIISIKLGDIIPADARLLEGDPLKIDQSALTGESLPVTKNPGAEVYSGSTVKQGEIEAIVIATGVHTFFGKAAHLVDSTNQVGHFQKVLTAIGNFCICSIALGMLVEIIVMYPIQHRPYRSGIDNLLVLLIGGIPIAMPTVLSVTMAIGSHRLSEQGAITKRMTAIEEMAGMDVLCSDKTGTLTLNKLTVDKNLIETFAKDVDKDTVLLLGARASRVENQDAIDACIVGMLGDPKEARDGITEVHFLPFNPVDKRTAITYIDADGNWHRVSKGAPEQIISLCNLRGDVKNKAHSIIDGFADRGLRSLAIARQVMPEKTKESAGGPWQFVGLLPLFDPPRHDSADTIHTALQLGVNVKMITGDQLAIGKETARRLGMGSNMYPSSSLLGNDQDGTFGGIPVDDLIEQADGFAGVFPEHKYEIVRRLQERKHICGMTGDGVNDAPALKKADIGIAVADATDAAQSASDIVLTEPGLSVIVSAVLTSRSIFQRMKNYTIYAVSITIRIVLGFMLLALIWKFDFSPFMVLVIAILNDGTIMTISKDRVKPSPTPDSWKLNEIFTTGIVLGTYLAITTVFFFWAIYATDFVSNHFGVKSIRGSETELTSAVYLQVSIISQALIFVTRSRSWSYVERPGLLLLTAFIIAQLVATLLAVYANLGFAKIKGIGWGWAGVIWLYSLIIYIPLDILKFIIRYSLSGKAWNNITENRVAFSSKKGYGKEEREAQWAREERTRHNLNPPEAADILNTGNDYRELTEIAEQAKKRAEIARLRELHTLKGHVESVVRLKGLDIETMNQNYTV; from the exons ATGGAAAGTCTTGAAGAAATCAAATCGGAGAACGTAGATCTT GCACAACTACCATTGGAAGAAGTGTTTGAAAAATTGAAATGCACAAAGGAAGGATTGACAAGTGATGATGCCAAGAATCGATTGGAACTTTTCGGTCCCAACAAGTTGGAAGAAAAGAAG GAAAGCAAATTGCTGAAATTCTTGGGCTTTATGTGGAATCCTTTGTCATGGGTTATGGAAGCTGCTGCAGTAATGGCAATTGCAGTGGCCAATGGAGGG GGGAAACCACCAGATTGGCCAGATTTTGTTGGAATAATAGTTCTGCTTCTTATCAACTCCACCATTAGCTTCATAGAAGAAAATAATGCAGGTAATGCTGCTGCAGCACTAATGGCAGGTCTTGCTCCAAAAGCCAAG GTTTTAAGAGATGGAAAATGGAATGAGGAGGAAGCAGCTATATTAGTCCCTGGAGacatcataagcataaaattagGAGACATAATTCCAGCAGATGCTCGTCTCTTAGAAGGGGATCCACTGAAGATTGATCAATCAGCACTGACTGGTGAATCATTGCCTGTAACAAAGAATCCAGGTGCTGAAGTCTACTCTGGGTCCACAGTAAAACAGGGAGAGATTGAAGCCATTGTCATTGCCACTGGAGTCCACACCTTCTTTGGTAAGGCTGCTCATTTGGTAGACAGCACTAACCAAGTTGGCCACTTCCAAAAG GTGTTAACAGCGATTGGAAACTTCTGCATTTGTTCAATTGCGTTGGGAATGCTAGTAGAGATTATTGTTATGTATCCAATTCAACATAGACCATATAGGAGTGGAATTGACAATCTCTTGGTGCTTCTCATTGGTGGCATTCCCATTGCCATGCCAACAGTGTTGTCAGTTACAATGGCTATTGGTTCCCATAGGTTGTCTGAACAAGGTGCCATCACTAAGAGGATGACAGCCATTGAAGAAATGGCCGGAATGGATGTTCTATGCAGTGACAAGACTGGCACCTTAACACTCAACAAGCTCACTGTCGACAAAAATTTGATCGAG ACTTTTGCAAAAGATGTGGACAAAGACACTGTACTTTTGCTTGGAGCTAGAGCATCAAGGGTAGAGAACCAAGATGCTATTGATGCTTGCATTGTTGGAATGTTAGGTGATCCAAAAGAG GCGAGAGATGGCATTACAGAGGTGCATTTCTTGCCCTTCAATCCAGTGGACAAGCGCACGGCCATAACATACATCGATGCCGACGGTAACTGGCACCGAGTAAGCAAAGGTGCGCCGGAGCag ATTATATCTCTTTGTAATCTAAGGGGAGATGTGAAGAACAAAGCTCATTCCATCATTGATGGTTTTGCTGACAGAGGCCTCCGTTCACTTGCTATTGCTAGACAAGTAA TGccagagaagaccaaagagagTGCAGGAGGCCCATGGCAATTCGTAGGCCTCCTGCCTCTCTTTGATCCGCCTAGGCATGACAGTGCGGATACCATCCACACGGCTCTTCAACTCGGAGTCAATGTCAAGATGatcacaggtgatcagctagCTATTGGCAAGGAGACGGCTCGCCGCCTCGGCATGGGAAGTAATATGTACCCTTCTTCCTCCCTCCTTGGCAATGACCAGGATGGTACCTTTGGTGGAATTCCGGTTGATGATCTTATCGAGCAAGCCGACGGCTTTGCCGGTGTCTTCCCAG AGCATAAATATGAAATTGTGAGGAGACTCCAAGAAAGGAAGCACATATGTGGAATGACCGGAGACGGTGTCAACGATGCACCAGCACTTAAGAAGGCAGACATCGGAATTGCAGTGGCGGATGCGACCGACGCGGCGCAAAGCGCGTCGGACATAGTCTTGACAGAGCCTGGTTTAAGCGTGATTGTAAGCGCAGTCTTGACAAGCCGGTCTATTTTCCAGAGGATGAAGAACTACACAATCTATGCTGTTTCCATAACAATTCGAATTGTCTTGGGATTCATGCTTCTTGCTCTTATTTGGAAGTTTGATTTCTCACCCTTCATGGTTTTGGTCATTGCCATACTCAATGATGGAACTATCATGACCATTTCCAAGGATAGGGTGAAACCATCTCCTACTCCAGATTCATGGAAGCTAAATGAGATTTTCACAACCGGCATTGTTCTTGGAACCTACCTCGCCATCACCACAGTCTTCTTCTTTTGGGCTATTTATGCAACCGATTTCGTCTCG AACCATTTCGGCGTAAAATCGATCCGAGGTAGCGAAACAGAGCTCACATCAGCTGTTTATCTTCAAGTGAGTATTATAAGTCAGGCTCTCATCTTTGTTACCAGATCAAGGAGCTGGTCTTATGTTGAAAGGCCTGGCTTGTTGCTTCTCACAGCATTTATCATAGCACAATTG GTTGCAACATTGTTGGCTGTGTATGCAAACCTTGGCTTTGCAAAAATCAAAGGAATTGGATGGGGTTGGGCTGGTGTCATTTGGCTCTACAGTCTCATTATTTATATCCCATTGGATATTCTTAAATTCATTATCCGTTATTCCTTAAGTGGCAAGGCATGGAACAATATTACTGAAAATAGG GTTGCTTTCTCATCAAAGAAAGGTTATGGAAAGGAAGAGCGCGAAGCGCAATGGGCTCGTGAAGAACGCACCAGACATAACCTAAATCCACCTGAAGCCGCAGATATATTGAACACAGGAAATGATTATAGGGAATTGACTGAAATCGCAGAGCAGGCTAAAAAACGTGCCGAAATTGCAAG ATTAAGGGAGCTTCACACATTGAAGGGGCATGTTGAGTCTGTTGTGAGGCTCAAGGGACTTGACATTGAGACAATGAATCAAAATTACACTGTTTGA